From Micromonospora echinaurantiaca:
CTACCCGCCTGGGTACGCGAGCAATTCCCGGACGGACAGCTGCTCTCGATGGAGAGCCAGCCCTCGGGCGTACGCATCGTGTTCCAGACGACGGCGAGCGCGATCGAACTGGTGACCCACCCGACCCGGATCGCCTACGCGGGCGCCGAGCGACCACGTGGGCGCATCGACGTCTACGCCGACGGCGAGCTCATCGTCCGCGACGTGCTGGACGGCGGCGATCGGGTCGAGGTTGACCTCACCAGTGGCCAGACCGCTCTCCACACCGGCGAGGCGCACACGACCACGGTCTCCGATCTGCCCGGGGGCCGTCACCGGATCGAGGTCTGGCTGCCGCACAACGAGACCATCGAGCTGGTCGAGCTGCAGGCCGACGCCCCGATCGAGCCGGACGACGTCAGGATGCCGCTGTGGGTGCATCACGGCAGCTCGATCAGTCAGGGCTCGAACGCGCTGGCGCCCAGCGAGATCTGGCCGGCCGTCGCCGCCCGTCACGCCGGTGTCGAGCTGCGCAATCTGGGCCTGGGCGGCAGCGCGGTGGTCGATCCGTTCCTGGCCCGCGTGATCCGCGACGCCCCGGCCGACTACATCAGCGTCAAGCTCGGCATCAACGTCGTCAACCTCGACGCGATGCGGCTACGTGCCTTCGTCCCCGCCGTCCACGGCTTCCTCGACACGATCCGCGACGGCCACCCGGAAGTCCCACTGCTCCTGATCTCGCCCCTGTTCTGCGGTGTCCACGAGGACACTCCCGGCCCGGGCGCGATCGACCCCGCCTCGATCGGCACCGACCAGGTACGGTTCGTCGCGACCGGAACACCCGGGGACGTCACCCTGGGACGCCTGACGCTCCAGGTCATCCGGCGCGAGCTGCGCTCGCTGACCGACCGCCGCGCGGCCGACAGGAACCTGCACTACCTCGACGGCACCTCCCTGTACGGCTCAGCCGACGCCACCGAACTTCCGTTGCCCGACGACTTGCATCCGAGCCCCGAGGCCCACCAGCGCATCGGCACCCGATTCGCCGCGTACGCCTTCACCGGGACCGGCCCGTTCGCCCGATGACCCAGCTGATCGCCGGCCGTCCAGTCGTAGTCGGTTGATCCGGCGTCTTCGCTGGTAGCTGTGGCCATGAATCCCAGGCACCCATTACGCAAGGTGAAGGGTGGGCGCGCCAGCGGCCTAGTTCTGTGGCGCCAGGGTGCGTAGGACGCAGAACTCGTTGCCTTCGGGGTCCGCCATGACCACCCAGTTTCGGTCCGAGCCTTGGCCGACATCCGTCTTGGTGGCACCGAGGCCGAGCAATCTGGTCACCTCGTCCTCGGTGCCGCCGTCGATCGGGCTGACGTCGAGGTGGAGCCGGTTCTTCACGGTCTTGCCCTCGGGCACCTTGATGAACAGCAGGGTGGGCGGCATCTGGCGGGCCCGAACATCCTCAATGGTCGGCACCCAGGAGCCGATCTCGACCTTGCCCTCACTCCGGTCGATCACCTTGAAGTCCAATACCTCGCACCAGAAGGCCGCGAGCCTCTCCGGATCGTGGCAATCAACGGCCAACTCGGTGAACCGACTTGTCATGACTCTCCCAGATAGTGCGGACGGGGCTCAGAGTATCGGCCGATGAGCCCCTGCTGTACTTAGCTGCCGCGCAAGATCGAGAGAGGCCGTCCGGACGCTTCCGAATGGCCCCTGAGCTGCGTCGGGACGGCCCGATCCGTACCGACGAATCCTTGGGCCCCAGACGCCAATGACGCCCGTGACGGTACCGACGACGAAGCTCCGGGTCGCCAACGTTGCGTCCCGGTGACGGATCTCGCGCGCGGACGGTCCGCGCTGGTCCGGCTACCGCCTTCAGACTGTGTAGAAAGCCCCCACCATTTCGCCGGCCACCATCGCGCTCGGCGCGTTGCTCGGCGGCGTCGTGGTTGACGCGACGTCCTGGCCGCCCAATGCCGCGAACGCGCCCGTATCCGCAGCGAACGACAACGACTGCTGGGGCCCACCCACCACCCACGCAGCACGAGCCCCACACCGTGAACATTCGTGGGTCAGAGCGCTGAC
This genomic window contains:
- a CDS encoding GDSL-type esterase/lipase family protein, giving the protein MHVLPELLRGVAEVEVTPRGIRPHRLPAWVREQFPDGQLLSMESQPSGVRIVFQTTASAIELVTHPTRIAYAGAERPRGRIDVYADGELIVRDVLDGGDRVEVDLTSGQTALHTGEAHTTTVSDLPGGRHRIEVWLPHNETIELVELQADAPIEPDDVRMPLWVHHGSSISQGSNALAPSEIWPAVAARHAGVELRNLGLGGSAVVDPFLARVIRDAPADYISVKLGINVVNLDAMRLRAFVPAVHGFLDTIRDGHPEVPLLLISPLFCGVHEDTPGPGAIDPASIGTDQVRFVATGTPGDVTLGRLTLQVIRRELRSLTDRRAADRNLHYLDGTSLYGSADATELPLPDDLHPSPEAHQRIGTRFAAYAFTGTGPFAR
- a CDS encoding VOC family protein, with protein sequence MTSRFTELAVDCHDPERLAAFWCEVLDFKVIDRSEGKVEIGSWVPTIEDVRARQMPPTLLFIKVPEGKTVKNRLHLDVSPIDGGTEDEVTRLLGLGATKTDVGQGSDRNWVVMADPEGNEFCVLRTLAPQN